The Eleginops maclovinus isolate JMC-PN-2008 ecotype Puerto Natales chromosome 3, JC_Emac_rtc_rv5, whole genome shotgun sequence genome includes a region encoding these proteins:
- the LOC134861590 gene encoding DENN domain-containing protein 3-like isoform X2, translating into MRKRSVSFEEAIDNNESPDHLLLEPEVLHVLAPPFFSRPLDESDTLRSHGRRRRSFLRKKREHPSAAATPSQGGRRKSEDVIVPGDIDLMALPQLCFPGGLQVTSEQKDEQFHFLVFTDVFGNKTHGVVMQCYRPILEGTSIFQNRAGASKHFSAYGFCVISKYPYFTALKDCLSCLLIQLRTCRLSDMEERVKEFAAKLSLVPIPPPGVLHLMFTLHPLTIVLPSREKKDQPAIDLDLHLPFFCFRPQQILQVLSCLLQEQRVVLFSADWAKLTLVAESFLLFLQPLLWQQPYVPVLARGMLDFLMAPTAFLMGCHLSHFEEVAAETDHLILINIDNGSVSTSCSETLDLPEIPPAAADCFTQRCQSLKIHFDLHQCNHASCTDISEQRAQRRAWQRTLNHDIQRITLELMVNIFRDVSSHLNCEHRVFNSQEFLKTREPAEQLFYKKVLETHIFHFFLKDRLNKKIDNFAQMELSTRSEMQRVKAMVEAPRRPTMQEFQDRRCSSIADVKPSKRLGMSLPNLGDDQTISFQRNSLLSRIIMPDAVLRTLPKPTKVFKLPDFPFSLSFHSVQGYYCELIQQLGKSISVQNENSSLLARFYYLRGFINTLYGRRLEALGDFQNLYRTDTAIFPTQLVTWLVDSLHRDERQQADRRPELKRLILKVKTDSEKLLVQPDEHVKKFKLPKDTLHLEEFVRCIQECGIVKDAATIHRLFDALSDGQPKQVKPDLFKDFYNFWKEKEAKAQDVDLPSEVIDHLDNSECVYKLSLCVKTSHGVGKIAMTQKRLLLLSVGRQGFLEIAKFRDIEDVKVASAPFLLLRIPSLRIQTSGKLEMFEANLKTETVLWNFMVKEMWAGRKMSDQHKDPQYMTQALTNVLLIDAVMGCLQTQRSIIAASKLAYFDKIKYEVPMIVPKTTSETLKHKINPSLDLAEPQTVHVLLYTPGQLSCNDSAGEMNPKLWVALSGGKVVVFDAASWSMLQDCIQVGEMQLNCMLGLVQEQVWIGSQDSVIYIIDTHSMSCNKQLTEHRHEVTGLTVDNRDQHNSLQMFSCSSEGTVLQWDSASLKVKRQIHVSCKRLSSIQIYDGTLWCCCDGSIVELKKSGTPQRSMALPDDLRSTPSNFSSFIVLPERGQLWTGCSDSGELIIWHTNNHTSPFKRISLPGSSGVTCMIRVKDQIWVGCHGRSVIGGQCEDQLRSQVLVMDAESHTVSKELQAHSDSIQTLCSAEDRYVLSGSAHRDGKIAIWKVE; encoded by the exons gCTATTGACAATAATGAATCTCCAGACCACCTCCTGTTGGAGCCTGAGGTGCTGCATGTCCTGGCGCCTCCCTTCTTTAGCAGACCGCTAGATGAGAGTGATACATTGAGGTCACATGGCAGGAGGCGGCGCTCCTTTctcaggaagaagagggaacATCCTTCAGCTGCAGCGACCCCGAGCCAAG GTGGCAGAAGAAAAAGTGAGGATGTCATTGTACCCGGAGACATCGACCTCATGGCTTTACCCCAACTCTGTTTCCCGG GTGGGCTACAAGTAACTAGTGAGCAGAAAGATGAACAATTCCACTTCCTGGTTTTCACTGATGTCTTTGGCAACAAGACCCATGGAGTAGTAATGCAATGTTACCGACCAATACTG GAAGGGACGTCTATCTTCCAGAACAGAGCTGGGGCCTCTAAACATTTCTCTGCCTACGGCTTCTGTGTCATATCCAAATATCCTTACTTTACTGCACTCAAAGATTGTCTGTCATG TCTGTTAATCCAGTTAAGAACTTGTCGTTTATctgacatggaggagagagtgaAGGAGTTTGCAGCCAAACTTTCCCTGGTGCCTATTCCCCCTCCTGGAGTACTACATTtg ATGTTTACCTTGCATCCTTTGACCATCGTATTACCatccagagaaaaaaaagaccaacCAGCTATAGATTTAGACCTCCATCTGCCTTTCTTCTGCTTCAGGCCACAGCAaatactacag GTGCTCTCTTGTCTCCTGCAGGAGCAGCGGGTGGTGTTATTTTCTGCTGATTGGGCAAAACTCACGCTGGTGGCAGAGAGCTTCTTGCTTTTCCTACAG CCTCTGTTGTGGCAGCAGCCATATGTTCCTGTCCTGGCCAGAGGCATGCTGGACTTCCTCATGGCTCCTACTGCCTTCCTTATGGGATGCCATCTCAGCCACTTTGAAGAGGTTGCTGCT GAAACAGACCATCTGATCCTAATCAACATTGATAATGGAAGTGTCTCCACTTCTTGTTCTGAGACTCTGGACCTACCAGAGATTCCCCCGGCGGCTGCAGACTGCTTCACACAGAG gtgtcAGTCCCTGAAGATACATTTTGACCTGCATCAGTGCAACCATGCAAGCTGCACTGACATCAGTGAGCAGAGGGCTCAGAGAAGAGCGTGGCAACGCACCCTCAACCACGACATCCAGAGGATCACACTGGAGCTGATGGTCAACATTTTCAG GGATGTTAGCAGCCATCTGAACTGCGAACATCGAGTGTTTAACAGTCAAGAGTTCCTGAAAACCAGAGAGCCAGCCGAacagctgttttacaaaaag GTGTTGGAGACACACATCTTCCATTTCTTCCTTAAGGATCGTCTCAACAAGAAAATTGACAACTTTGCTCAAATGGAACTCAGCACTCGTTCTGAGATGCAGCG GGTGAAAGCTATGGTTGAGGCCCCACGCAGACCCACCATGCAGGAGTTTCAAGACCGTAGATGCAGTTCTATTGCAGATGTTAAGCCGAGTAAGAGACTGGGGATGAGCCTCCCTAACCTCGGAGATGACCAAACAATCAGCTTTCAAAGAAACTCACTACTGAGCAGGATCATCATGCCTGACGCAG TGCTGAGAACTCTTCCTAAACCAACAAAGGTGTTTAAGCTCCCGGATTTCCCATTCTCTCTGTCCTTCCACTCTGTCCAAGGGTATTACTGTGAGCTGATTCAGCAGCTTGGCAAATCCATCTCTGTCCAAAATGAGAACTCTTCCCTGCTGGCAAG ATTCTACTACCTGCGTGGTTTCATTAACACACTGTACGGGCGGCGACTGGAGGCTCTGGGTGATTTCCAGAACCTTTACAGGACAGACACTGCCATCTTCCCCACACAGCTGGTCACATGGCTTGTGGACTCACTGCACCGAGACGAGAGGCAGCAAGCTGACAGACGGCCTGAACTCAAGAGACTAATCCTTAAG GTgaagacagacagtgagaaGCTGCTGGTGCAGCCTGATGAACACGTCAAGAAATTTAAGCTTCCCAAAGACACTCTGCATCTGGAAGAGTTTGTGCGTTGCATTCAAGAGTGCGGGATTGTAAAAGATGCAGCAACTATACACCGATTATTTGACGCTCTCAGTGATG GCCAGCCAAAGCAGGTGAAGCCTGATCTGTTCAAAGACTTCTACAACTTCTGGAAGGAGAAGGAGGCCAAGGCACAAGACGTTGACTTGCCCTCTGAGGTCATAGACCATCTTGACAATAGCGAGTGTGTCTACAAGTTGTCGTTGTGTGTCAAGACCTCCCATGGCGTCGGTAAAATTGCCATGACTCAGAAACGTCTCTTATTGCTCTCCGTGGGACGACAAGGATTCCTGGAAATCGCAAAGTTCAGAGACATAGAG GATGTGAAGGTTGCCTCAGCTCCGTTTCTACTTCTTCGTATTCCTTCCCTTCGTATTCAGACCTCTGGTAAGCTAGAGATGTTTGAGGCTAATCTAAAGACAGAGACTGTACTCTGGAACTTCATGGTGAAAGAGATGTGGGCCGGACGCAAGATGTCCGACCAGCACAAG gACCCTCAGTACATGACTCAGGCTCTGACCAATGTCCTGTTAATAGACGCTGTCATGGGctgcctgcagacacagaggtCCATCATTGCTGCCTCAAAGCTGGCCTACTTCGATAAGATCAAATATGAAG TACCCATGATTGTGCCTAAAACTACCTCAGAGACACTAAAACACAAGATCAACCCCTCACTGGACCTGGCCGAACCACAGACTGTTCATGTGCTGCTATACACACCAG GTCAGTTGTCTTGCAATGACTCGGCGGGTGAGATGAACCCCAAACTGTGGGTGGCTCTCAGTGGGGGCAAAGTGGTCGTGTTTGATGCAGCTAGCTGGTCCATGCTGCAGGACTGCATCCAGGTCGGAGAGATGCAGCTG AACTGCATGCTGGGATTGGTCCAAGAGCAGGTGTGGATTGGCTCTCAGGACTCTGTAATCTACATCATTGACACTCACAGCATGTCCTGCAACAAACAGCTGACTGAGCACAGACATGAAGTGACCGGACTGACGGTGGACAACAGAGATCAACACAACAG TCTGCAGATGTTCTCCTGCAGCAGTGAAGGGACAGTCCTGCAGTGGGACTCCGCCAGTCTGAAAGTGAAGCGACAGATACACGTCAGCTGCAAGCGTCTGTCCTCCATACAGATCTATGATGGCACTTTGTGGTGCT GTTGTGATGGAAGTATTGTGGAACTGAAAAAGAGTGGGACACCACAGAGAAGCATGGCACTTCCTGATGACTTAAGGAGCACGCCCAGTAACTTCAGCAGCTTCATCGTCCTCCCAGAG cgAGGTCAGTTGTGGACGGGCTGTTCCGACTCAGGCGAGCTGATTATCTGGCACACGAACAACCACACAAGTCCATTCAAGAGAATCTCCCTGCCAGGCAGTTCAGGAGTCACCTGTATGATTCGAGTAAAGGACCAG ATCTGGGTGGGCTGTCATGGCAGGAGCGTTATCGGGGGTCAGTGTGAGGATCAACTGAGAAGTCAGGTGTTGGTGATGGACGCTGAGAGCCATACTGTGTCAAAGGAGCTGCAGGCCCATTCAGACAGCATCCAGACGCTCTGCTCTGCTGAGGACCGCTACGTCCTGAGTGGCTCTGCACACCGCGATGGCAAAATCGCCATCTGGAAAGTTGAGTAA
- the LOC134861590 gene encoding DENN domain-containing protein 3-like isoform X1: MADHLPPALLEACVVLGASSEKLSEVYQAIDNNESPDHLLLEPEVLHVLAPPFFSRPLDESDTLRSHGRRRRSFLRKKREHPSAAATPSQGGRRKSEDVIVPGDIDLMALPQLCFPGGLQVTSEQKDEQFHFLVFTDVFGNKTHGVVMQCYRPILEGTSIFQNRAGASKHFSAYGFCVISKYPYFTALKDCLSCLLIQLRTCRLSDMEERVKEFAAKLSLVPIPPPGVLHLMFTLHPLTIVLPSREKKDQPAIDLDLHLPFFCFRPQQILQVLSCLLQEQRVVLFSADWAKLTLVAESFLLFLQPLLWQQPYVPVLARGMLDFLMAPTAFLMGCHLSHFEEVAAETDHLILINIDNGSVSTSCSETLDLPEIPPAAADCFTQRCQSLKIHFDLHQCNHASCTDISEQRAQRRAWQRTLNHDIQRITLELMVNIFRDVSSHLNCEHRVFNSQEFLKTREPAEQLFYKKVLETHIFHFFLKDRLNKKIDNFAQMELSTRSEMQRVKAMVEAPRRPTMQEFQDRRCSSIADVKPSKRLGMSLPNLGDDQTISFQRNSLLSRIIMPDAVLRTLPKPTKVFKLPDFPFSLSFHSVQGYYCELIQQLGKSISVQNENSSLLARFYYLRGFINTLYGRRLEALGDFQNLYRTDTAIFPTQLVTWLVDSLHRDERQQADRRPELKRLILKVKTDSEKLLVQPDEHVKKFKLPKDTLHLEEFVRCIQECGIVKDAATIHRLFDALSDGQPKQVKPDLFKDFYNFWKEKEAKAQDVDLPSEVIDHLDNSECVYKLSLCVKTSHGVGKIAMTQKRLLLLSVGRQGFLEIAKFRDIEDVKVASAPFLLLRIPSLRIQTSGKLEMFEANLKTETVLWNFMVKEMWAGRKMSDQHKDPQYMTQALTNVLLIDAVMGCLQTQRSIIAASKLAYFDKIKYEVPMIVPKTTSETLKHKINPSLDLAEPQTVHVLLYTPGQLSCNDSAGEMNPKLWVALSGGKVVVFDAASWSMLQDCIQVGEMQLNCMLGLVQEQVWIGSQDSVIYIIDTHSMSCNKQLTEHRHEVTGLTVDNRDQHNSLQMFSCSSEGTVLQWDSASLKVKRQIHVSCKRLSSIQIYDGTLWCCCDGSIVELKKSGTPQRSMALPDDLRSTPSNFSSFIVLPERGQLWTGCSDSGELIIWHTNNHTSPFKRISLPGSSGVTCMIRVKDQIWVGCHGRSVIGGQCEDQLRSQVLVMDAESHTVSKELQAHSDSIQTLCSAEDRYVLSGSAHRDGKIAIWKVE; this comes from the exons ATGGCTGACCATCTGCCCCCTGCTCTGCTGGAGGCCTGTGTGGTGTTAGGAGCCTCTAGTGAAAAACTCAGTGAGGTCTATCAG gCTATTGACAATAATGAATCTCCAGACCACCTCCTGTTGGAGCCTGAGGTGCTGCATGTCCTGGCGCCTCCCTTCTTTAGCAGACCGCTAGATGAGAGTGATACATTGAGGTCACATGGCAGGAGGCGGCGCTCCTTTctcaggaagaagagggaacATCCTTCAGCTGCAGCGACCCCGAGCCAAG GTGGCAGAAGAAAAAGTGAGGATGTCATTGTACCCGGAGACATCGACCTCATGGCTTTACCCCAACTCTGTTTCCCGG GTGGGCTACAAGTAACTAGTGAGCAGAAAGATGAACAATTCCACTTCCTGGTTTTCACTGATGTCTTTGGCAACAAGACCCATGGAGTAGTAATGCAATGTTACCGACCAATACTG GAAGGGACGTCTATCTTCCAGAACAGAGCTGGGGCCTCTAAACATTTCTCTGCCTACGGCTTCTGTGTCATATCCAAATATCCTTACTTTACTGCACTCAAAGATTGTCTGTCATG TCTGTTAATCCAGTTAAGAACTTGTCGTTTATctgacatggaggagagagtgaAGGAGTTTGCAGCCAAACTTTCCCTGGTGCCTATTCCCCCTCCTGGAGTACTACATTtg ATGTTTACCTTGCATCCTTTGACCATCGTATTACCatccagagaaaaaaaagaccaacCAGCTATAGATTTAGACCTCCATCTGCCTTTCTTCTGCTTCAGGCCACAGCAaatactacag GTGCTCTCTTGTCTCCTGCAGGAGCAGCGGGTGGTGTTATTTTCTGCTGATTGGGCAAAACTCACGCTGGTGGCAGAGAGCTTCTTGCTTTTCCTACAG CCTCTGTTGTGGCAGCAGCCATATGTTCCTGTCCTGGCCAGAGGCATGCTGGACTTCCTCATGGCTCCTACTGCCTTCCTTATGGGATGCCATCTCAGCCACTTTGAAGAGGTTGCTGCT GAAACAGACCATCTGATCCTAATCAACATTGATAATGGAAGTGTCTCCACTTCTTGTTCTGAGACTCTGGACCTACCAGAGATTCCCCCGGCGGCTGCAGACTGCTTCACACAGAG gtgtcAGTCCCTGAAGATACATTTTGACCTGCATCAGTGCAACCATGCAAGCTGCACTGACATCAGTGAGCAGAGGGCTCAGAGAAGAGCGTGGCAACGCACCCTCAACCACGACATCCAGAGGATCACACTGGAGCTGATGGTCAACATTTTCAG GGATGTTAGCAGCCATCTGAACTGCGAACATCGAGTGTTTAACAGTCAAGAGTTCCTGAAAACCAGAGAGCCAGCCGAacagctgttttacaaaaag GTGTTGGAGACACACATCTTCCATTTCTTCCTTAAGGATCGTCTCAACAAGAAAATTGACAACTTTGCTCAAATGGAACTCAGCACTCGTTCTGAGATGCAGCG GGTGAAAGCTATGGTTGAGGCCCCACGCAGACCCACCATGCAGGAGTTTCAAGACCGTAGATGCAGTTCTATTGCAGATGTTAAGCCGAGTAAGAGACTGGGGATGAGCCTCCCTAACCTCGGAGATGACCAAACAATCAGCTTTCAAAGAAACTCACTACTGAGCAGGATCATCATGCCTGACGCAG TGCTGAGAACTCTTCCTAAACCAACAAAGGTGTTTAAGCTCCCGGATTTCCCATTCTCTCTGTCCTTCCACTCTGTCCAAGGGTATTACTGTGAGCTGATTCAGCAGCTTGGCAAATCCATCTCTGTCCAAAATGAGAACTCTTCCCTGCTGGCAAG ATTCTACTACCTGCGTGGTTTCATTAACACACTGTACGGGCGGCGACTGGAGGCTCTGGGTGATTTCCAGAACCTTTACAGGACAGACACTGCCATCTTCCCCACACAGCTGGTCACATGGCTTGTGGACTCACTGCACCGAGACGAGAGGCAGCAAGCTGACAGACGGCCTGAACTCAAGAGACTAATCCTTAAG GTgaagacagacagtgagaaGCTGCTGGTGCAGCCTGATGAACACGTCAAGAAATTTAAGCTTCCCAAAGACACTCTGCATCTGGAAGAGTTTGTGCGTTGCATTCAAGAGTGCGGGATTGTAAAAGATGCAGCAACTATACACCGATTATTTGACGCTCTCAGTGATG GCCAGCCAAAGCAGGTGAAGCCTGATCTGTTCAAAGACTTCTACAACTTCTGGAAGGAGAAGGAGGCCAAGGCACAAGACGTTGACTTGCCCTCTGAGGTCATAGACCATCTTGACAATAGCGAGTGTGTCTACAAGTTGTCGTTGTGTGTCAAGACCTCCCATGGCGTCGGTAAAATTGCCATGACTCAGAAACGTCTCTTATTGCTCTCCGTGGGACGACAAGGATTCCTGGAAATCGCAAAGTTCAGAGACATAGAG GATGTGAAGGTTGCCTCAGCTCCGTTTCTACTTCTTCGTATTCCTTCCCTTCGTATTCAGACCTCTGGTAAGCTAGAGATGTTTGAGGCTAATCTAAAGACAGAGACTGTACTCTGGAACTTCATGGTGAAAGAGATGTGGGCCGGACGCAAGATGTCCGACCAGCACAAG gACCCTCAGTACATGACTCAGGCTCTGACCAATGTCCTGTTAATAGACGCTGTCATGGGctgcctgcagacacagaggtCCATCATTGCTGCCTCAAAGCTGGCCTACTTCGATAAGATCAAATATGAAG TACCCATGATTGTGCCTAAAACTACCTCAGAGACACTAAAACACAAGATCAACCCCTCACTGGACCTGGCCGAACCACAGACTGTTCATGTGCTGCTATACACACCAG GTCAGTTGTCTTGCAATGACTCGGCGGGTGAGATGAACCCCAAACTGTGGGTGGCTCTCAGTGGGGGCAAAGTGGTCGTGTTTGATGCAGCTAGCTGGTCCATGCTGCAGGACTGCATCCAGGTCGGAGAGATGCAGCTG AACTGCATGCTGGGATTGGTCCAAGAGCAGGTGTGGATTGGCTCTCAGGACTCTGTAATCTACATCATTGACACTCACAGCATGTCCTGCAACAAACAGCTGACTGAGCACAGACATGAAGTGACCGGACTGACGGTGGACAACAGAGATCAACACAACAG TCTGCAGATGTTCTCCTGCAGCAGTGAAGGGACAGTCCTGCAGTGGGACTCCGCCAGTCTGAAAGTGAAGCGACAGATACACGTCAGCTGCAAGCGTCTGTCCTCCATACAGATCTATGATGGCACTTTGTGGTGCT GTTGTGATGGAAGTATTGTGGAACTGAAAAAGAGTGGGACACCACAGAGAAGCATGGCACTTCCTGATGACTTAAGGAGCACGCCCAGTAACTTCAGCAGCTTCATCGTCCTCCCAGAG cgAGGTCAGTTGTGGACGGGCTGTTCCGACTCAGGCGAGCTGATTATCTGGCACACGAACAACCACACAAGTCCATTCAAGAGAATCTCCCTGCCAGGCAGTTCAGGAGTCACCTGTATGATTCGAGTAAAGGACCAG ATCTGGGTGGGCTGTCATGGCAGGAGCGTTATCGGGGGTCAGTGTGAGGATCAACTGAGAAGTCAGGTGTTGGTGATGGACGCTGAGAGCCATACTGTGTCAAAGGAGCTGCAGGCCCATTCAGACAGCATCCAGACGCTCTGCTCTGCTGAGGACCGCTACGTCCTGAGTGGCTCTGCACACCGCGATGGCAAAATCGCCATCTGGAAAGTTGAGTAA